The genome window CTGCACGTCGGCGGGAATCACCGTCCCCCGCAGCTCCTCGAGGCGCGCGCGGGCCGCGCGGGTCACGAGGCTGGCGTTGGTGCCGCGCTTCTTGGCGACGGCGACGGTCACGGCTGCGTACTCGCGGCCGCGGTCGGCGCCGGCGGCGATGCCCCGCGATCCCGCGGCGGGCCCGAGGCCGAAGAGCACGTAGGTCGACGGCTCGGCGGGGCCGTCCTCGACCCGCGCCACGTCGCGCAGGTAGACCGGGCGGCCGCCGGCGACTCCGGCGACGATGTTCCCGACTTCCTCGGCGCTGCCGAGCAGGCCGCCGGTCTCGACGAGCACCTCCTTCCCGCCCCGGGTCACCGTGCCCGAGGGGAGCAGCACATTGGCGCGCCGCAGCGCATCGAGCACCTGCAGCGGCGAGAGCCCGCTGCCGCGCAGCCGGGGCGGATCGAGCACGACGCGCACCTGGCGGCGCTCGCCGCCGATGAGCGTGGTCTCCGAGACGTTGTCGATCCGGTTGAGGTCCTCGACGACCTCCGCGCCGATGCGGCGCAGCTGCCCGCCGTCGAGGCGATCGGACCAGAGCGTCGCGGCGAAGACCGGGACGTCGTCGATCGAGCGCGGCTTGATCAGGGGCTGCGCGACGCCCGCCGGGATCAGGTCGGCGTTGGACATCAGCTTGTTGTAGAGCTTGACGATGCTGTCTTCGGCGTTCTGTCCGACGCGGAAACGCACGATCGCCATTGCCATGCCCGGCCTGGTGATCGAGTAGACGTACTCCACGCCGTCGATCTCCCAGAGCTTGCGCTCCATCGGGTTCGTGACGCGCTCCTCGACCTCCCGCGCGGTGGCCCCGGGGTAGGCGACGAAGACGTCCATCATCGGGACGACGATCTGCGGTTCCTCCTCGCGCGGGGTGACGAACACGGCGATCGCCCCGAGCAGCAACGACGCCAGCACGATGACCGGCGTGAGCTTCGAGGTCAGGAAGGCGCGGGCGATGCGCCCGGAGATGCCTACCGACTGCATCAGCGGCCCTCCTCCGCGAGCTGGACGCCGTCCGCGGCGCGCTCTGCGCCCTCGACCACGATGCGCTCACCGGCGGCGAGGCCCGAGAGGATCTCGCGCCGGCCCGCCCCGGCCGCCGGGCCCGACTGGACGATGCGGAAGCCGAGGCTGCCGTTGCCCGCGACGTAGACGCCGTCGAGCTGGCCGCGGTGGACCACGGCGCTCTCCGGCACGACGATCGCGGTGCGTGTGCCGAGCGCCACGCGGACGCGGGCGTACTGGCCGGAGCCGAAGCGCGGGTCGGCCGGGAGACTGGCGCGGACCAGGAACGTCCGCGAGACCGGGTCGGCGGCCGGGACGACCTCGGTCACCGGGACAGTCCCTGCATAGCCCGCGGCGTCGACCCCGACAGCAAGGGGCGTCCCCTTGCCGATCGTGCCCGAGAGCGAGCCGTCGACCGGCAGCTCGAGGCGGTAGCGCCCCTCGGCCTCGATAGCCAGCAGCGGCTGGCCCGGGGCGGCCATCGAGCCGGGGTCGATCCGCTTCGCGGTGACCCTGCCGGAGACCGGGGCGGTGATCACGGTGAACGCCAGCCACGTCCTGGCCTCCTCCCCGGCGCTCGCGGCCTGGGCGACGGCGCCCTCGGCCTGCGCGATCGCCGCCTCGGCCTGGGCCACCGCCGCGCGCGCCACGCTCTCCTGCGCCGCGACCTGTTCGTACTCCTGGCGGGACACGGCGCGGCTCTGGAGCAGCGCCTGGTAGCGTGCGTGCGTCGCGGCCGCGAGCCCGAGCTGTGCCTGTGCCTGGGCGCGCGCCGCCTCGGCCTGCTGCCGACCCGCCTCGGCCTGCCGCCGCGCACTCTCGGCCTGCTGCACCTTTGCCTGCAGTTCGCGGTCGTCGAGCACCACCAGGGTCTGTCCCCTGGAGACGCGGTCGCCCTCGTCCACGGAGACCGAGACGACCTGGGCCATCACGCGCGCCGCGACCTGGCTCACCGCCGACGACTGGACGCTGCCGGCCAGCTCCCTGACGACATCGAGCTCCTCGGCCGCGACGGGCGCCGTGCGCAGCCCGGCGACCTTGACCGGCGCCTGGGGCGCTTTGGCTCCCTCGTCCCGCTTCCCGCCGCAGCCGGCAAGCAACACCACGCAGGCCGCGCCCACCGCAGCGGCCGACCGGATCCTGGCGTTCATCGGATTTCTCCCTCCCTTCATGGCGTTCATCCCCCGATCTTCTCGAGCAGCAGGCCCGATGCGAAGTGCAGCTGGGCCACGGCGGTCGCGAGGTCGACCGTCGTGCGCGTCCTCTCGGAGCGCGCCCGGTTCAGGGCGGCCTGCGCGTCGAGCAGTGCGACCATCGTCGCCAGGCCGTTCTCGTAGCGCACCCGCACGAGGCGTTGCCCCTCCCCGGCCGAAGCCAGGGCTTCCTCGGCGATCCTGAGGCTCTGGCGGGCCTCGTCCAGCCGCAGCCACGCCTCCTGCACCCGGAAGCGGGCCTCCTTTGCCATGCCGGCGCGCTGGGATTCGGCGCGCGCCAGCTCGCCCGCGGCCTGCCGCTCCGCGGCGGCGCTGTGCCAGCCGGCGGAGAGCTTCCAGGTGACGGCGACTCCCGCGCTGTAGCTCGTGCCGGAAGTGCCGAGCGGCAGGTCCGGATCGTTGGCCTGGAGCGAGCCGAAGAGGCCGACCTCGGGGAGCCGCTCCGCCTTGGCAAGACGCACCGCGCGCCTGGCGTTCCCCACCCGCTCGTCCATTGCGCGCAGGTCGGCGCGGGCGGCGACCCGCTCGAGCAGCGTCGCCAGCTCCGGAACCTCCACCGTGAGGTCGTTCGCGCCCGGGATCACCGCGTCCTCGCGGCCCAGCGCCAGGCCGAGCCCCCGCCGGGCGATCTCCACGTTGTTCTGCACGGTCAGCCGCGCCCGCCTCGCCTCGCTCAGCGCGACGCTGGCACGCAGACGGTCCGAGGCCAGTCCGACCCCGGCGTCCTCGGCCACCGTCGCGAGGCGGACGTGCTCCGCGGCGTCCTCCTCCGCTTTGGCCGCGGCCTCGCCGTAGGCCTCCGCGGCCTTCGCGCCGAGCCACGCCTGCAGTGCGGCGTGCGCGGTCTCCTCGCGCGTGCGGGCCACGTCGAACCCGACCGCCGTCGCCTCCCCGCGCGCCAGGGCAATGCCGAGTGTCGCCCGCGGCGCGTAGAGGGGCTGGGCCACGGTGAGGCTCGTCTGGAAGTCGCTGATCGCCGCCGGGCCGTTGAACGAGCCCGGGGCGCCCTGCAGGTCGGCGGCGGCAAAGCGCCCCTGGTTGATCTTCGTCGAGAAGTCGTACGCCGGGTTGTCCGTGCGCAGGAAGCGCTCCTCGATCGAGACGCCCGGCAGCAGGAAGCTGCGCGCGGCGTCGACCGCCCCGGCGGCCGCGGCCTGTCGGCCCTGCTCCGCCTTCAGCAGATCGTTGCCGCGGAGCGCCTCCGCGATCGACTCGCGCAGTGTCAGCTCCTCGCCCGCGGCGGCCCGGCCGGGGGCCACCCCGAGCGCCGCCGCCAGCGCCGCCGCCAGCAGCGCGGGCACCCGTCTCGCTTCGCTCTTCATATCTT of bacterium contains these proteins:
- a CDS encoding TolC family protein, producing the protein MKSEARRVPALLAAALAAALGVAPGRAAAGEELTLRESIAEALRGNDLLKAEQGRQAAAAGAVDAARSFLLPGVSIEERFLRTDNPAYDFSTKINQGRFAAADLQGAPGSFNGPAAISDFQTSLTVAQPLYAPRATLGIALARGEATAVGFDVARTREETAHAALQAWLGAKAAEAYGEAAAKAEEDAAEHVRLATVAEDAGVGLASDRLRASVALSEARRARLTVQNNVEIARRGLGLALGREDAVIPGANDLTVEVPELATLLERVAARADLRAMDERVGNARRAVRLAKAERLPEVGLFGSLQANDPDLPLGTSGTSYSAGVAVTWKLSAGWHSAAAERQAAGELARAESQRAGMAKEARFRVQEAWLRLDEARQSLRIAEEALASAGEGQRLVRVRYENGLATMVALLDAQAALNRARSERTRTTVDLATAVAQLHFASGLLLEKIGG
- a CDS encoding efflux RND transporter periplasmic adaptor subunit, whose protein sequence is MNARIRSAAAVGAACVVLLAGCGGKRDEGAKAPQAPVKVAGLRTAPVAAEELDVVRELAGSVQSSAVSQVAARVMAQVVSVSVDEGDRVSRGQTLVVLDDRELQAKVQQAESARRQAEAGRQQAEAARAQAQAQLGLAAATHARYQALLQSRAVSRQEYEQVAAQESVARAAVAQAEAAIAQAEGAVAQAASAGEEARTWLAFTVITAPVSGRVTAKRIDPGSMAAPGQPLLAIEAEGRYRLELPVDGSLSGTIGKGTPLAVGVDAAGYAGTVPVTEVVPAADPVSRTFLVRASLPADPRFGSGQYARVRVALGTRTAIVVPESAVVHRGQLDGVYVAGNGSLGFRIVQSGPAAGAGRREILSGLAAGERIVVEGAERAADGVQLAEEGR